A single window of Nicotiana tomentosiformis chromosome 1, ASM39032v3, whole genome shotgun sequence DNA harbors:
- the LOC138908956 gene encoding uncharacterized protein gives MTLVESLEKIPDYAKFMKDLVTKKRSMNFETIKITRQVSAVIHLMAPKLEDPGAFTIPCTIGRAEFAKALCDIGKSINLMPYSVFKTLKIGQPRPTSMRLQMVDRTIKRPLGVIEDVLVLVDKFILLTDFVIIDCEVDYEVDSTLAVLHKRKKAIGWTLADIRGISPAFACTRLT, from the exons ATGACATTAGTTGAATCCTTAGAGAAAATACCCGATTATGCCAaatttatgaaggacttggtgacaaagaagcggtcgatgaattttgaaactatcaaaatcACTCGCCAAGTGAGTGCAGTTATTCATttaatggctcctaagttggaagatcctggtgctttcacaatcccttgtaccattggacgtgctgagtttgcaaaagctctttgtgatatTGGGAAAAGTATCAATTTAatgccctattcagttttcaagacattgaaaattgggcaaccaagacccacatctatgagattacaaatggtcgATCGTACAATAAAGAGACCATTGggggtgattgaagatgtattggttctagttgacaagttcattctcctgacggattttgttattattgattgtgaagtggactatgag gttGACTcgacattggcggtgctccacaagaggaagaaagctattgggtggactttggcggatattcggggaataagccccgcatttgcATGCACAAGACTAACTTAG